The Daucus carota subsp. sativus chromosome 2, DH1 v3.0, whole genome shotgun sequence genome includes a window with the following:
- the LOC108208913 gene encoding UDP-glucose:glycoprotein glucosyltransferase — translation METHFRSGFVTLIVIILLVCVSSSGVSAQTRRPKNVQVALKAKWAGTPLLLEAGELLSKEWKNLFWEFIEVWLQNENIDSDSHSAKECLKKIVNSAKPLLSDHLASIFEFTLTLRSASPRLVVYQRLAEESLASFPLDDDVSYNSPDGHYKQTKKVDTLLSGVNLRSPGGKCCWVDTGGAVFFDVVELLHWLRKPSKSSGDSFQQPDLFEFDHVHFDSNFGGPVAILYGALGTDCFKEFHVTLVQAAKENKVKYVLRPVLLSGCESKSGHCGSIGTSDPLNLGGYGVELALKNMEYKAMDDSAIKEGVTLEDPHTEDLSQEVRGFIFSKILERKPELTSEIMDFRDSLLSSTISDTLNVWELKDLGHQTVQKIVHASDPLQSMQEINQNFPSIVSSLSRMKLDESVKDEIIANQRMIPAGKSLMALNGALLDIEDIDLYLLIDMVHQELSLADQYLKLKIPSGTVRKLLSTLPPAESNMFRVDFRSSHVHYLNNLEVDAMYKRWRSNLNELLMPVFPGQLRYIRKNLFHAVYVLDPASTSGLEVVDSILSMFENSLPMRFGVILYSTKFIQKLETNGGEFPSSVGNGSEKEEDLSSLIIRLFIYMKESYGIQMAFQFLSNVNKLRLESGDFEDAPEMHHIEAAYVDTTLPKAKVPPQETLLKLQKEGTFSKESHESSMFVFKLGLSKLHSCVLMNGLVHEPNEEAVINAMNDELPRIQEQVYYGHINSKTDVLDKFLSESGIQRYNPQIVADGKVKPMFKSLSPSVLGTDSVLNDIGYLHSPDTVDELKPVTHLLSVNITSMKGIRLLREGIHYLMAGSRNARLGVLFNADLDVESPGLLFVKFFQITVSSYSHKKSVLNFLDQLILIYEHEYMLRSSINAEHGQAFFEKVSQLAEANGLPSKGYSSSQSEFSFDKWRNQLNKVGQFLFSQLGIAYGVNAVITNGRVIQAVDGDTLLSHDLHLLESVEFKQRIKHIVEIIEEVKWENMDPDMLTSKFISDVVMAVSSSMATRDRNSEGARFEVLSATHSAVILKNENASVHIDAVIDPLSSSGQKLSTLLRLLWKMFQPSMRLVLNPISSLVDLPLKNYYRYVIPTLDDFSSTDSTVYGPKAFFANMPLSKTLTMNLDVPEPWLVEPVIAVHDLDNILLENLGDTRTLQAVFELEALVLTGHCSEKDHEPPRGLQLILGTKAAPHLVDTLVMANLGYWQMKVSPGVWYLQLAPGRSSELYVLNEHGVGNQDSPTMKRITIRDLRGKPVHLEVHKKKGKEQEKLLVSTENDDESAHELEKQKSWNSNLLKWASGIIGGSDQSKKSRGTSVDEKKGGRQGKTINIFSIASGHLYERFTKIMILTVLKNTRRPVKFWFIKNYLSPQFKDVIPHMAQEYGFEYELITYKWPSWLHKQKEKQRIIWAYKILFLDVIFPLSLEKVIFVDADQVVRADMGDLYDMNLRGRPLAYTPFCDNNKDMDGYRFWRQGFWKEHLRGRPYHISALYVVDLIKFRETAAGDNLRVIYETLSKDPNSLANLDQDLPNYAQHTVPIFSLPQEWLWCESWCGNSTKSKAKTIDLCNNPMTKEPKLQGAKRIVAEWPDIDYEARQFTSKILGENVNPVEKVVPNPGTGNKITDPPSKDPESKAEL, via the exons ATGGAGACCCATTTTAGATCTGGGTTTGTAACACTTATTGTTATTATACTGTTAGTTTGTGTATCTTCTTCTGGTGTTTCTGCACAAACTCGAAGACCTAAAAATGTACAAGTTGCTCTTAAGGCCAAATGGGCTGGCACTCCTTTGCTTTTGGAAGCTGG GGAATTACTATCCAAAGAGTGGAAAAACCTATTTTGGGAATTCATTGAGGTGTGGCTTCAGAATGAAAATATAGATTCAGATTCTCATTCTGCTAAAGAGTGCTTAAAGAAAATAGTAAACAGTGCCAAACCACTGTTAAGTGATCATTTAGCATCAATTTTTGAATTTACTCTCACTCTTCGTTCAGCATCTCCTAGATTAGTCGTTTATCAGCGCCTGGCTGAGGAATCTCTTGCCTCTTTCCCGCTGGATGATGATGTTAGCTACAACTCTCCCGATGGACATTATAAGCAAACCAAAAAGGTAGATACTTTGCTCTCAGGTGTGAACCTGAGAAGTCCAGGTGGAAAATGTTGTTGGGTGGACACTGGTGGGGCAGTGTTTTTTGATGTGGTGGAGCTACTTCACTGGCTTCGTAAACCTAGCAAATC GTCCGGGGATTCATTTCAGCAGCCTGACCTCTTTGAATTTGATCATGTCCattttgattctaattttgggGGTCCAGTTGCCATTTTATATGGAGCTCTTGGGACTGATTGCTTTAAGGAATTCCACGTGACCTTGGTGCAAGCAGCGAAAGAG AATAAAGTTAAATATGTTCTGAGACCTGTACTGCTTTCTGGTTGTGAATCAAAAAGTGGCCATTGTGGTTCTATTGGTACAAGTGATCCATTGAATTTGGGAGGCTATGGTGTTGAACTTGCTTTGAAGAACATGGAATACAAGGCCATGGATGACAGTGCAATAAAAGAAG GTGTGACTCTAGAAGATCCACATACTGAAGATCTCAGCCAGGAAGTTAGAGggtttatattttctaaaattctG GAACGCAAGCCTGAGCTAACATCTGAAATAATGGATTTCAGAGATTCTCTTCTTTCATCAACAATATCTGATACACTTAATGTTTGGGAATTGAAGG ATTTAGGACACCAAACAGTACAGAAAATAGTTCATGCTTCTGATCCTCTACAATCAATGCAAGAAATCAATCAAAATTTTCCTAGCATTGTCTCTTCACTGTCTCGTATGAAG CTTGATGAATCTGTCAAAGATGAAATAATTGCAAATCAAAGGATGATTCCGGCTGGCAAGTCATTAATGGCTTTGAATGGTGCCTTGCTTGATATTGAAGATATTGATCTCTATCT GTTGATCGACATGGTCCATCAAGAGTTGTCGTTGGCTGACCAGTATCTAAAGTTAAAG atTCCTTCAGGCACAGTAAGAAAACTTTTATCAACTCTACCTCCAGCTGAGTCAAACATGTTTCGTGTTGATTTCCGCTCAAGCCATGTTCATTACCTTAACAACTTAGAGGTAGATGCAATGTACAAGAGATGGCGAAGCAATTTAAACGAG TTGTTGATGCCAGTCTTTCCTGGACAATTACGTTATATTCGTAAGAACCTCTTCCATGCAGTTTATGTTTTGGATCCTGCATCTACCTCGGGGCTTGAG GTTGTTGACTCAATACTATCTATGTTCGAGAACAGTCTACCTATGAGGTTTGGGGTGATATTGTACTCTACAAAGTTTATCCAGAAGTTAGAAACAAATGGTGGTGAATTTCCATCGAGTGTGGGGAATGGTAGTGAGAAAGAAGAAGATTTATCCAGTCTG ATTATTcgtctttttatatatatgaaggAAAGCTACGGGATTCAAATGGCTTTCCAATTTCTGAGTAAT GTTAACAAGTTGCGACTTGAATCAGGTGACTTTGAGGATGCTCCTGAAATGCACCATATTGAAGCAGCATATGTAGACACAACGTT ACCGAAGGCAAAAGTCCCACCACAGGAAACATTGCTAAAACTACAAAAGGAGGGTACATTCAGTAAAGAGTCTCACGAGAGTTCCATGTTTGTGTTTAAGCTTGGTTTGTCTAAGCTACATAGCTGTGTCTTGATGAACGGGCTTGTTCATGAGCCTAATGAG GAGGCTGTTATAAATGCTATGAACGACGAGCTTCCTAGAATACAGGAGCAAGTTTACTATGGACATATAAATTCAAAAACTGATGTCCTGGACAAATTTCTATCAGAAAGCGGGATTCAGCGGTACAATCCACAG ATTGTGGCAGATGGCAAAGTGAAACCAATGTTTAAATCACTCTCTCCATCAGTTCTTGGAACAGATTCTGTACTAAATGACATTGGTTACTTGCACTCTCCCGACA CTGTTGATGAGTTGAAACCGGTGACTCATCTTCTTTCTGTTAATATCACTTCAATGAAAGGGATACGATTGCTTCGTGAAGGAATACACTATCTG ATGGCAGGTTCTAGAAATGCTCGTTTGGGTGTATTATTTAATGCTGATCTGGATGTGGAGTCACCTGGTCTTCTATTTGTGAAGTTTTTTCAAATCACTGTCTCCTCATATAG TCATAAGAAAAGTGTCTTAAATTTCTTGGACCAACTGATCTTGATATATGAGCATGAATACATGCTTAGATCTTCAATTAATGCTGAACACGGTCAAGCGTTTTTTGAGAAGGTCTCTCAGCTGGCTGAAGCCAATGGCTTGCCATCCAAGGGCTATTCTTCTAGCCAATCTGAATTCTCTTTTGACAAGTGGAGAAACCAGTTGAACAAG GTGGGTCAGTTCTTATTCAGTCAGCTTGGGATAGCTTATGGTGTTAATGCTGTCATTACCAATGGAAGG GTGATTCAGGCGGTGGACGGCGATACCTTATTAAGCCATGATTTGCATCTTCTAGAATCTGTGGAATTCAAGCAGAGAATAAAGCACATTGTGGAAATCATCGAAGAAGTAAAGTGGGAGAACATGGATCCTGACATGTTGACAAG CAAATTTATTAGTGATGTTGTCATGGCTGTTTCATCTTCCATGGCTACTCGGGATCGGAACTCTGAAGGTGCTCGCTTTGAAGTTTTAAGTGCCACACACAG TGCtgttattttgaaaaatgaaaatgctAGTGTCCATATTGATGCTGTCATCGATCCCTTGAGTTCATCTGGTCAGAAGCTGTCTACACTTCTGCGCTTACTATGGAAAATGTTTCAACCTAGCATGAGACTTGTACTGAATCCAATT AGCTCCCTTGTTGATCTTCCTCTGAAAAATTACTATCGTTACGTCATACCAACACTG GATGATTTCAGCAGCACTGATTCTACAGTTTATGGACCCAAAGCATTTTTTGCAAATATGCCACTGTCCAAAACCCTCACCATGAATCTTGATGTTCCTGAGCCATGGCTTGTGGAGCCTGTTATTGCAGT CCATGATCTTGACAATATACTACTAGAGAACCTTGGTGACACAAGAACATTGCAGGCGGTGTTTGAACTTGAAGCACTTGTTTTAACTG GTCATTGTTCCGAGAAGGATCATGAACCCCCTCGAGGTCTTCAGCTTATACTTGGAACTAAAGCTGCGCCCCATTTAGTTGATACCCTCGTTATGGCCAATCTGGGGTATTGGCAAATGAAAGTTTCTCCAGGGGTCTGGTACCTGCAACTTGCTCCAGGTAGGAGTTCTGAGCTTTATGTCCTTAATGAACACGGAGTTGGAAATCAGGACAGCCCTACTATGAAACGCATCACCATAAGGGATTTAAGGGGTAAACCAGTTCATCTGGAAGTGCACAAGAAAAAAGGAAAGGAACAAGAGAAGTTGCTGGTTTCTACTGAAAATGATGATGAGAGTGCACATGAATTG GAAAAACAGAAAAGTTGGAATTCTAATCTATTGAAATGGGCTTCTGGAATTATTGGTGGCAGTGACCAATCAAAGAAGAGTCGAGGAACTTCAGTG GATGAAAAAAAAGGTGGCAGGCAAGGAAAAACTATTAACATATTCTCTATAGCTTCTGGTCATCT ATATGAACGCTTCACGAAAATCATGATACTTACTGTCTTGAAGAACACACGGCGACCAGTGAAGTTCTGGTTTATAAAGAATTATCTTTCTCCTCAGTTCAAG GATGTGATCCCGCACATGGCCCAAGAATATGGTTTTGAATATGAATTGATAACATATAAATGGCCTAGTTGGTTGCACAAACAGAAAGAAAAGCAGAGAATCATCTGGGCCTATAAAATTTTGTTCCTTGATGTTATATTTCCTCTTTCTCTAGAAAAG GTTATTTTTGTTGATGCTGATCAAGTTGTCAGGGCAGATATGGGAGATCTGTATGACATGAATTTAAGAGGACGACCACTAGCATATACCCCTTTCTGCGATAACAATAAGGATATGGATGGATACAGATTCTGGAGACAA GGTTTCTGGAAAGAACATCTCCGAGGAAGACCATATCACATAAG TGCTTTATATGTTGTTGATTTAATCAAATTCCGAGAAACTGCAGCAGGAGACAATTTAAGAGTAATTTACGAAACCTTGAGCAAAGATCCAAATAGTCTTGCCAATCTGGATCAG GATCTTCCAAATTATGCTCAGCACACAGTTCCTATCTTTTCTCTTCCTCAAGAATGGCTATGGTGTGAGTCATGGTGTGGAAACTCAACTAAATCAAAGGCCAAAACCATTGATCTATGCAACAACCCCATGACAAAGGAGCCGAAGCTTCAG GGTGCCAAAAGAATAGTTGCAGAGTGGCCTGATATTGATTATGAAGCACGCCAGTTCACTTCGAAAATCTTAGGTGAAAATGTCAATCCAGTAGAAAAGGTTGTACCCAACCCTGGAACTGGAAATAAAATCACTGATCCTCCTTCAAAAGACCCGGAATCGAAAGCAGAACTGTGA
- the LOC108209605 gene encoding probable receptor-like protein kinase At1g11050 yields the protein MNTSSLLVFSLMLYVSIWVCIGATPVSAAPSASPSTNSSDTCPIDFGYVTKVQWPSSDCKDFQKNHNNSQCCQTLLSLFGIGLSKYLKNTSLFQLPNLPTSVSCLSDFQSNLNSLSLPSSLALGCFDPFQFVTTPDICAGIQSTHDWLDKLGSSTQVDSSCRPDLTDLSACGACVAAGLRVQADLIGIDGNSSHSTDCFYFAILYAAGIVNQLGPESKGSVTCIFGLKATDDSKGKSKSALVFGLTGGLVAILVMSLLVGLYFWYERKKRRDIGKTSRWGGSGEMESRSRMRPNTGSIWYKFHELEMATDNFSEKNFIGRGGFGLVYKGTLYDGSVVAVKKIIESDFQGNAEFCNEVEIISNLKHRNLVPLRGCCITGDDKDKSEDIEMGDEDRYLVYDYMPNGNLDDHLFPSSTSKSGIIKQPLTWPQRKSIILDVAKGLVYLHYGVKPAIFHRDIKATNILLDEHMRARVADFGLAKQSREGQSHLTTRVAGTHGYLAPEYALYGQLTEKSDVYSFGVVVLEIMCGRKALDMSATGSPRAFLITDWAWSLVKAGKLDQALDASLLGDGDSDSLNPKGIMERFILVGILCAHVMVALRPTISDALKMLEGDIEVPTIPDRPMSLAHPSAYKDANNFSMSPALSGLQLLSGDMLR from the coding sequence ATGAATACTAGTAGTTTATTGGTTTTCTCTTTGATGCTTTATGTGTCTATATGGGTTTGTATAGGTGCTACTCCAGTTTCAGCTGCTCCATCTGCATCACCATCCACAAACTCATCAGATACATGTCCTATTGATTTTGGGTATGTTACAAAAGTGCAGTGGCCTAGTTCTGACTGCAAAGATttccaaaaaaatcataataacaGCCAGTGTTGTCAGACCTTgctgagtctttttggaattggGCTGTCAAAATACCTCAAGAACACTTCTCTTTTTCAGCTACCCAATTTACCCACTTCAGTTTCTTGCTTATCTGATTTTCAGTCAAATCTCAATTCTTTATCTTTACCCTCTAGTCTTGCTCTTGGTTGCTTTGACCCTTTCCAGTTTGTAACCACTCCAGATATTTGTGCTGGAATTCAGTCCACTCATGATTGGTTAGACAAACTTGGTTCATCAACTCAAGTTGATTCTTCTTGCAGGCCAGACCTTACTGATCTGTCTGCTTGTGGAGCTTGCGTCGCGGCCGGCTTGAGAGTTCAGGCAGATTTGATTGGAATTGATGGTAATTCATCTCATTCCACTGATTGTTTTTACTTTGCAATTCTATATGCTGCTGGTATAGTTAATCAGTTGGGGCCTGAGAGTAAAGGATCTGTAACTTGCATATTTGGACTTAAGGCTACAGATGATTCAAAAGGGAAGAGCAAGTCTGCTCTTGTTTTTGGACTAACTGGGGGGTTGGTTGCAATTCTAGTAATGTCATTGTTAGTAGGATTGTATTTCTGGTATGAGAGAAAGAAGAGGAGGGATATAGGCAAAACGTCTCGTTGGGGAGGGTCAGGGGAAATGGAATCTAGGTCGCGAATGCGACCTAATACTGGTTCAATATGGTATAAGtttcatgaacttgagatggctACTGATAATTTTTCGGAAAAGAACTTTATTGGGAGAGGTGGATTTGGACTTGTTTATAAAGGGACATTATATGATGGAAGTGTGGTTGCTGTTAAGAAGATTATAGAATCAGATTTTCAAGGAAATGCTGAGTTCTGTAATGAGGTTGAGATTATCAGTAATTTAAAGCATAGAAATCTTGTGCCATTAAGAGGGTGTTGTATTACTGGTGATGATAAAGATAAAAGCGAAGATATTGAAATGGGGGATGAGGATAGGTATCTTGTTTACGATTACATGCCTAACGGAAATCTTGATGATCATTTGTTTCCCTCTTCTACTAGTAAGAGTGGAATTATTAAACAGCCACTGACATGGCCTCAGAGAAAAAGCATAATTTTGGATGTGGCTAAGGGGTTGGTTTATCTTCATTATGGTGTCAAACCTGCAATATTTCATAGAGACATTAAAGCGACGAACATCCTTCTTGATGAACATATGAGAGCTAGAGTTGCAGATTTCGGATTAGCAAAACAAAGTAGGGAAGGGCAGTCTCATCTCACCACAAGAGTGGCGGGAACTCATGGATACTTAGCCCCTGAATATGCTCTTTACGGGCAATTGACGGAGAAGAGTGATGTTTACAGCTTTGGAGTGGTTGTTCTGGAGATTATGTGTGGAAGAAAAGCTCTTGATATGTCTGCCACGGGATCTCCTCGTGCATTCTTAATCACTGACTGGGCTTGGTCACTTGTTAAAGCAGGAAAGCTAGATCAAGCTCTAGATGCTTCTTTGTTAGGTGATGGAGATTCAGATAGTCTAAATCCGAAAGGGATAATGGAAAGATTTATTCTTGTTGGGATATTATGTGCTCATGTAATGGTGGCATTAAGGCCAACTATATCTGATGCTCTGAAGATGTTGGAAGGAGATATCGAGGTTCCTACAATTCCTGATAGGCCAATGTCTCTCGCGCATCCTTCAGCCTACAAGGATGCCAATAATTTTAGTATGTCTCCAGCATTGAGTGGTCTGCAACTACTTTCTGGAGACATGCTCAGATGA